From the genome of Alkalimarinus coralli:
GTTTAGGTTAACTGAGGCTTTAGCGCGTTGATTATAAGCTTCGACAGGTCAATACCATTACTTTGGTGTTGAATGGTATTGCAGGTAACAACTTTTTCAACCCCGCTATTGGCCAACGCTTGATAGTCTTGTTCAGAAAATACTGCATGCACGCCGATGCAAACAGGGGCTTTGAATCCTTCTGCTTTTAATTTGTCTGCGGTTTCAATCATTGTCCTTCCGGTGGAAATAATATCGTCAACCAGTACTGGGGTGTGGTCTGTCAGATCCTCCGCATTAGGCGTTGAAACTTTGACGTCGCGATCACCAAAGCGTTCTTTTAACAATACCAGGTGAGGGCAGCCAATCATCTCTGCTGTTGCTGCGGCCCACTGTTCGCTTTCACTGTCAGGCCCTATAATCAGTGGGTTGCTGATATTTTGCTTGATCCAGTTTGCGATAGTGTTGTCAGCTTTTAAGGCTTGAGTGTTGATGTTGTATATTTCTGAAAGCGACTGATAGCGATGGAGGTGTGGGTCTATGGTGATGAGTTCGTCTATGGCGGTGCTTACTATGGAAGCGAATACGGTAGAGGTGATGCACTCTCCGTCACGAAAACGCTTATCCTGTCTCATATAGGGCAGGTAAGGGGCAATGAGTGTAATATGCTTTGCTTGTCGGTCTCTTAATGACTGACATAGAAATAGCAATGGTAATAGCTTATTGTCTGGGTGGTGAAGGTTAGCCAGAATAACAATATTCCGGCCTTGGCATGGGGTGATCGTTCTTACGTAGCTCTCTCCATCAGGAAATCGGCGAGTATCGGCCTCGCCCGACTCAAATTGACCACTGCTCACTAGTTTATTGTTTAGAGAGGTTTCGCCATTAAATAGTGTGAATAGTATAGGTTTCAAATGCTTTCCTCTTCTATGCTAATCGCGCCTGGGTGATCTGTTAAGAAATCAATAGCATACTGTAGTTCTCCTGGCGCTTCTGAATGAATAGTGAATAAAGGTGTGCCAGGCTCTACTTTGTCGCCCAATTTTATGTGGAAATCTAGCCCTGCGGCAGGTGCGGCAGGCGCGCCTGCCAGCTTTGCCAGTTTTGCGATAACCCGGTTGTTGATATAAGAGACAATGCCAGCTTTGCTGGCTGTTACGCTATGTTGGTGCTCTGCTTTAGGGGGCTCTTTTAAACCGCCCTG
Proteins encoded in this window:
- a CDS encoding ribose-phosphate pyrophosphokinase — its product is MKPILFTLFNGETSLNNKLVSSGQFESGEADTRRFPDGESYVRTITPCQGRNIVILANLHHPDNKLLPLLFLCQSLRDRQAKHITLIAPYLPYMRQDKRFRDGECITSTVFASIVSTAIDELITIDPHLHRYQSLSEIYNINTQALKADNTIANWIKQNISNPLIIGPDSESEQWAAATAEMIGCPHLVLLKERFGDRDVKVSTPNAEDLTDHTPVLVDDIISTGRTMIETADKLKAEGFKAPVCIGVHAVFSEQDYQALANSGVEKVVTCNTIQHQSNGIDLSKLIINALKPQLT